A DNA window from Rhodococcus sp. Z13 contains the following coding sequences:
- a CDS encoding Rho termination factor N-terminal domain-containing protein, whose product MPNPSIKNEKMYEELREDGASKEKAARISNAAAAEGKSNVGKKGGKAGSYEDWTVDELKDRAKELGLSGYSDMKKDELIDALRNH is encoded by the coding sequence ATGCCGAACCCGTCGATCAAGAACGAGAAGATGTACGAGGAACTCCGTGAGGACGGCGCCTCCAAGGAGAAGGCGGCGCGGATCTCCAACGCGGCGGCCGCCGAGGGCAAGTCGAACGTCGGGAAGAAGGGCGGCAAGGCCGGCTCCTACGAGGACTGGACCGTCGACGAGTTGAAGGACCGAGCGAAGGAACTCGGTCTGAGCGGCTACTCCGACATGAAGAAGGACGAACTGATCGACGCGCTGCGCAATCACTGA
- a CDS encoding aldehyde dehydrogenase family protein encodes MNATTDFRERATAALRRCGADPAGPAGPADGDLVVTTPIDGSEIGRIRSHSPAGSDAAITTAARTFETWRDVPAPVRGRTVRRLGELLVEHKADLAELVTLEAGKIPSEATGEVQEMIDICEFAVGLSRSISGRTMPSERPGHRLMETWHPLGVVGVISAFNFPVAVWSWNTAVALVCGDPVVWKPSETTPLTALACDALLRRAARESGAPDGLHHLLLGDHTVGEALVDDPRVALVSATGSVRMGRVVAPRVAARFGRCLLELGGNNGAIVTPSADLDLTVRAVVFAAAGTAGQRCTTLRRLIVHRSIADDLVDRLAKVYAGLRVGDPFEEGVLVGPLISSRAHEAMRTALDRAQHDGGVLVTGGDRVDGPGDGVYVSPALVRMPTQTDVVREETFAPILYVLTYDDLDEAIALHNAVPQGLSSSIFTLDQREAELFLARSDCGIANVNIGTSGAEIGGAFGGEKETGGGRESGSDSWKAYMRRATNTVNYSTELPLAQGVEFG; translated from the coding sequence ATGAATGCGACGACCGATTTCCGTGAACGGGCCACCGCCGCCCTGCGTCGCTGCGGCGCCGACCCCGCCGGCCCGGCCGGTCCCGCCGACGGCGACCTCGTCGTCACCACCCCGATCGACGGCAGCGAGATCGGCCGGATCCGCTCCCACTCCCCCGCCGGGAGCGACGCGGCGATCACCACGGCCGCCCGCACCTTCGAGACCTGGCGGGACGTCCCCGCGCCGGTGCGCGGCCGGACGGTCCGGCGCCTCGGGGAACTGCTCGTCGAACACAAGGCGGATCTGGCCGAACTCGTCACCCTGGAGGCCGGGAAGATCCCGTCGGAGGCGACCGGCGAGGTGCAAGAGATGATCGACATCTGCGAGTTCGCCGTCGGGCTGTCGCGCAGCATCTCCGGGCGGACCATGCCCTCGGAGCGGCCCGGGCACCGGCTCATGGAGACCTGGCATCCGCTCGGGGTGGTGGGCGTGATCTCCGCGTTCAACTTCCCCGTCGCGGTGTGGTCCTGGAACACGGCCGTCGCGCTGGTCTGCGGCGACCCGGTGGTGTGGAAACCGTCGGAGACGACCCCGCTGACGGCGCTGGCCTGCGACGCCCTGCTGCGGCGCGCGGCACGGGAATCGGGGGCACCGGACGGGCTGCACCACCTGCTGCTCGGCGACCACACCGTGGGCGAGGCCCTCGTCGACGACCCGCGGGTCGCGCTGGTGAGCGCCACCGGGTCGGTGCGGATGGGCCGTGTCGTCGCGCCGCGGGTCGCGGCCCGGTTCGGCCGCTGCCTGCTCGAACTCGGCGGAAACAACGGCGCGATCGTGACTCCCTCGGCCGATCTCGATCTCACCGTCCGCGCGGTCGTGTTCGCCGCGGCCGGGACGGCCGGGCAGCGGTGCACGACGCTGCGGCGGCTCATCGTGCACCGGTCGATCGCCGACGACCTCGTCGACCGTCTCGCGAAGGTCTACGCCGGTCTGAGGGTGGGCGATCCGTTCGAGGAGGGGGTTCTCGTCGGGCCGTTGATCTCCTCGCGGGCGCACGAGGCGATGCGCACCGCCCTCGACCGGGCCCAGCACGACGGGGGTGTGCTCGTCACCGGCGGCGATCGTGTGGACGGGCCGGGCGACGGTGTCTACGTATCCCCCGCGCTGGTGCGGATGCCGACACAGACGGACGTCGTGCGCGAGGAGACCTTCGCGCCGATCCTGTACGTGCTGACCTACGACGACCTCGACGAGGCGATCGCGCTGCACAACGCGGTGCCGCAGGGCCTGTCGTCGTCGATCTTCACCCTGGACCAGCGTGAGGCGGAACTGTTCCTGGCGCGGTCGGACTGCGGGATCGCCAACGTCAACATCGGTACCTCGGGCGCCGAGATCGGGGGCGCGTTCGGCGGGGAGAAGGAGACGGGAGGCGGCCGCGAGTCGGGTTCGGACTCGTGGAAGGCGTACATGCGCCGGGCGACGAACACCGTGAACTACTCGACGGAGCTCCCGCTGGCGCAGGGCGTCGAATTCGGCTGA
- a CDS encoding AMP-binding protein — MYPGNFVATTPDKAAIIRPATGESLTYRELDERSIRFAKYLRSLGLERGDHMALISNNDLRVMEVYWAALRSGLYITVVNRHLTPAEAAYIVDDCGAKALVVSTQAAEAVDLAPEAYPKVEHRVAFGGTLPGFEDYEEAMARFDASPLDDQPRGQDMLYSSGTTGRPKGIKPKLPDGRVQDIPDPYTAVFAPMYGFDDSTVYLCPAPLYHAAPLRFCGTIQSVGGTVILMDRFDAEEALALIERYSVTASQWVPTMFVRMLKLPEETRAKYDVSSMKVAIHAAAPCPPEVKRAMIEWWGPVINEYYASTEGAGATFIDSEQALARPGSVGHDGVLGIVHICDEQGRELPTGGIGTVWWERDERPFEYHNDPVKTEQATHPEHPTWTTSGDIGYLDEDRYLYLTDRAAFTIISGGVNIYPQESENVLTLHPKVFDVAVIGVPNEEMGEEVKALVQLVDGVEPSPELEQELLDYVRARVSHFKAPRSIDFSDDLPRTPTGKLVKHKLRARYTAAVPS; from the coding sequence ATGTATCCAGGGAACTTCGTCGCCACGACCCCCGACAAGGCCGCCATCATCAGACCCGCCACCGGCGAATCGCTCACCTATCGTGAGCTCGACGAACGGTCGATCCGGTTCGCGAAGTACCTGCGTTCCCTCGGTCTGGAACGCGGCGACCACATGGCCCTGATCTCGAACAACGATCTGCGGGTCATGGAGGTGTACTGGGCGGCGCTGCGTTCGGGTCTCTACATCACCGTCGTCAACCGCCACCTGACCCCCGCCGAGGCGGCGTACATCGTCGACGACTGCGGCGCGAAGGCGCTCGTCGTGTCCACGCAAGCCGCCGAGGCGGTGGACCTGGCACCCGAGGCCTACCCGAAGGTCGAGCACCGGGTGGCGTTCGGCGGGACGCTGCCGGGCTTCGAGGACTACGAGGAGGCGATGGCGCGGTTCGACGCCTCGCCCCTCGACGATCAGCCTCGCGGGCAGGACATGCTGTATTCGTCGGGCACGACGGGCCGGCCCAAGGGCATCAAGCCGAAGCTCCCGGACGGGCGGGTGCAGGACATCCCCGACCCGTACACCGCGGTGTTCGCCCCCATGTACGGCTTCGACGACAGCACCGTCTACCTGTGCCCCGCGCCGCTCTACCACGCTGCGCCGCTGCGGTTCTGCGGGACGATCCAGTCGGTCGGTGGCACCGTGATCCTCATGGACCGCTTCGACGCCGAGGAAGCGCTGGCGCTCATCGAGCGGTACTCGGTGACCGCGAGCCAGTGGGTGCCGACGATGTTCGTGCGGATGCTCAAGTTGCCCGAGGAGACCCGCGCGAAGTACGACGTGTCGAGCATGAAGGTCGCGATCCACGCCGCGGCGCCCTGCCCGCCCGAGGTCAAGCGCGCCATGATCGAGTGGTGGGGGCCGGTGATCAACGAGTACTACGCCTCCACCGAGGGCGCCGGCGCGACCTTCATCGACTCCGAGCAGGCCCTCGCCCGGCCCGGGTCCGTCGGCCACGACGGGGTGCTGGGCATCGTGCACATCTGCGACGAGCAGGGTCGTGAACTGCCGACCGGGGGGATCGGCACGGTGTGGTGGGAGCGCGACGAGCGTCCGTTCGAGTACCACAACGACCCGGTCAAGACCGAGCAGGCGACGCACCCCGAGCACCCGACCTGGACGACCAGCGGCGACATCGGCTATCTCGACGAGGACCGCTATCTCTATCTCACCGACCGGGCCGCGTTCACGATCATCTCCGGGGGCGTGAACATATACCCGCAGGAGTCGGAGAACGTGCTCACCCTGCACCCGAAGGTGTTCGACGTCGCGGTGATCGGTGTGCCGAACGAGGAGATGGGTGAGGAGGTCAAGGCCCTCGTCCAGCTGGTCGACGGGGTGGAGCCGAGCCCCGAGCTCGAACAGGAGCTGCTCGACTACGTGCGGGCCCGGGTGTCGCACTTCAAGGCGCCGCGCAGCATCGATTTCTCCGACGACCTGCCGCGCACCCCCACCGGCAAGCTCGTCAAGCACAAGCTGCGTGCGCGCTACACCGCCGCGGTGCCCTCGTGA
- a CDS encoding FAD-binding oxidoreductase: MPLDELAAQLPAGALVTDPDILAGYRHDRAQDPDAAVPAALVRATCTADVQATLRWANTHRVPVVPRGAGTSLSGGSGGLAHGIVLSTEKMRAITVDTATRTAVAQPGLLNIEVKQAAAEHGLWYPPDPSSFEICTIGGNAATNAGGLCCVKYGVTTDYVLGLEVVLADGTAVRLGGPRVKDVAGLSLTKLFVGSEGTLGVITEVTLRLVPPPPPASTMVATFATVQAAADAVVAITGVLRPAMLEFMDRASIGAVEDMLRMGLDRSTEAMLIARSDAPGSAAAEEIDIMVRACREAGADDVFATDDAEEGEAFTAARRMAIPAVERTGNLLLEDVGVPIPALPALVGGIAELATEHDVTVAVIAHAGDGNTHPLIVFDPADEDMTARAHLVFGKIMDLAIELGGTITGEHGVGRLKKPWLPAQVGPDVMALTQRIKDALDPNAILNPGVVV, encoded by the coding sequence CTGCCCCTCGACGAACTCGCCGCTCAGCTGCCCGCCGGGGCGCTGGTCACCGATCCGGACATCCTTGCCGGATACCGGCACGACCGGGCGCAGGATCCGGACGCCGCGGTGCCGGCCGCCCTGGTCCGCGCGACCTGCACCGCCGACGTGCAGGCCACCCTGCGGTGGGCGAACACCCACCGGGTGCCGGTGGTGCCGCGCGGGGCGGGCACGAGCCTGTCCGGCGGCTCGGGTGGGCTCGCGCACGGGATCGTGCTGAGCACCGAGAAGATGCGGGCGATCACCGTCGACACCGCGACCCGCACCGCCGTCGCCCAGCCCGGCCTGCTCAACATCGAGGTCAAGCAGGCCGCCGCGGAGCACGGGCTGTGGTATCCGCCGGATCCGTCGTCGTTCGAGATCTGCACGATCGGCGGGAACGCAGCCACCAACGCGGGTGGATTGTGCTGCGTGAAGTACGGGGTGACCACCGATTACGTGCTCGGTCTCGAGGTGGTGCTCGCCGACGGCACGGCGGTGCGGCTCGGCGGCCCGCGGGTCAAGGACGTGGCCGGGCTGTCGCTGACCAAGCTGTTCGTCGGCAGCGAGGGCACCCTCGGGGTCATCACCGAGGTGACGCTGCGGCTCGTCCCACCACCCCCTCCGGCGTCGACGATGGTCGCGACCTTCGCCACGGTCCAGGCCGCCGCCGACGCGGTCGTCGCGATCACCGGTGTGCTGCGCCCGGCGATGCTCGAGTTCATGGACCGGGCGTCGATCGGGGCGGTGGAGGACATGCTGCGCATGGGCCTGGACCGCTCCACCGAGGCGATGCTCATCGCCCGCTCCGACGCACCGGGATCCGCGGCGGCCGAGGAGATCGACATCATGGTGCGGGCCTGCCGCGAGGCCGGCGCCGACGACGTCTTCGCCACGGACGACGCGGAGGAGGGCGAGGCGTTCACCGCCGCCCGGCGCATGGCGATCCCAGCGGTGGAACGCACCGGCAACCTGCTCCTCGAGGATGTCGGGGTGCCGATCCCGGCGCTGCCCGCGCTGGTGGGTGGCATCGCGGAGCTGGCGACGGAGCACGACGTCACGGTCGCCGTGATCGCCCACGCGGGGGACGGCAACACGCACCCGCTGATCGTCTTCGACCCCGCCGACGAGGACATGACCGCCCGCGCCCACCTGGTGTTCGGGAAGATCATGGATCTGGCCATCGAGCTCGGTGGCACCATCACCGGTGAGCACGGCGTCGGCCGGCTCAAGAAGCCCTGGCTGCCCGCGCAGGTCGGGCCGGACGTGATGGCGCTGACGCAGCGGATCAAGGACGCGCTGGACCCGAACGCGATCCTCAATCCGGGCGTGGTCGTCTGA
- the lat gene encoding L-lysine 6-transaminase gives MSTAFLDRGGAENLPPTRVHDVLAQHMLADGFGFVLDLERSRGVRLVDARDGTTYLDMFGFFASSALGMNHPDLADDPQFARELATVAANKPSNSDIYTVPMARFVETFVRVFGDPDLPHLFLVDGGGLAVENALKVAFDWKSRLNESRGLDPALGGSVLHLTEAFHGRTGYTLSLTNTDPVKTERFPKFDWPRIDAPYLCDGRDVAAAEEHALEQARRAFAERPHDIACFIAEPIQGEGGDHHFRPEFFRAIADLCREHDALVVFDEVQTGGGATGTVWAYQQMGVTPDIVAFGKKVQVCGIMAGRRIDEVPDNVFRVSSRINSTWGGNLTDMVRARRILEVIDRDRLVDRARLSGAHLLSGLQQLGAKHEMLTEPRGRGLMCAATLPSPEIRDEVLRRLYDDEHVLVIGTGSRGLRFRPPLTVTTHELDEALAALDRVLAGMHVP, from the coding sequence ATGAGCACTGCATTCCTGGACCGGGGCGGTGCCGAGAACCTGCCGCCGACCCGGGTACACGATGTCCTGGCCCAGCACATGCTGGCCGACGGGTTCGGGTTCGTCCTCGACCTCGAGCGTTCGCGCGGTGTGCGCCTTGTCGACGCCCGGGACGGGACGACCTATCTCGACATGTTCGGGTTCTTCGCGTCGTCCGCGCTGGGCATGAACCACCCCGACCTCGCCGACGACCCGCAGTTCGCCCGCGAACTCGCGACGGTCGCGGCGAACAAGCCGAGCAACTCCGACATCTACACGGTCCCGATGGCGCGGTTCGTCGAGACCTTCGTGCGGGTGTTCGGCGATCCCGACCTGCCGCACCTGTTCCTCGTCGACGGCGGTGGTCTCGCCGTCGAGAACGCGCTGAAGGTCGCCTTCGACTGGAAGAGCCGGCTCAACGAGTCGCGTGGCCTCGACCCGGCGCTCGGGGGATCGGTACTGCACCTGACGGAGGCCTTCCACGGCCGCACTGGGTACACGCTGTCGCTGACCAACACCGATCCGGTCAAGACCGAGCGTTTCCCGAAGTTCGACTGGCCGCGGATCGACGCGCCCTATCTGTGCGACGGCCGCGACGTGGCCGCCGCCGAGGAACACGCCCTCGAACAGGCACGCCGGGCCTTCGCCGAACGCCCCCACGACATCGCCTGCTTCATCGCCGAACCCATTCAGGGCGAGGGTGGCGACCACCACTTCCGGCCCGAGTTCTTCCGCGCGATCGCGGACCTGTGCCGCGAACACGACGCGCTGGTCGTGTTCGACGAGGTCCAGACCGGCGGTGGTGCGACCGGCACGGTGTGGGCGTACCAGCAGATGGGGGTGACGCCCGATATCGTCGCCTTCGGCAAGAAGGTCCAGGTGTGCGGCATCATGGCCGGCCGCCGGATCGACGAGGTGCCCGACAACGTCTTCCGGGTCAGCTCGCGGATCAACTCGACCTGGGGCGGCAACCTCACCGACATGGTGCGCGCCCGCCGCATCCTCGAGGTGATCGACCGCGACCGGCTCGTCGACCGCGCCCGCCTGAGCGGAGCGCACCTGCTGTCGGGCCTGCAGCAGCTCGGGGCGAAGCACGAGATGCTCACCGAACCGCGCGGCCGCGGCCTGATGTGCGCGGCCACCCTGCCCTCACCGGAGATCCGCGACGAGGTCCTGCGGCGCCTGTACGACGACGAACACGTGCTCGTCATCGGCACCGGCAGCCGCGGCCTGCGGTTCCGGCCCCCGCTGACGGTGACGACGCACGAACTCGACGAGGCACTCGCCGCCCTCGACCGGGTGCTCGCAGGGATGCACGTACCGTGA
- a CDS encoding Lrp/AsnC family transcriptional regulator: MPESPKFDPSKDSLDEIDRMLLRELIADGRATLAALAEKAGLSVSAVQSRVRRLEARNIIRGYSARVDPEALGKMLSAFVAITPLDPSQPDDAPARLRHIEAIESCHSVAGDESYILMVRVESPRALEQLLQEIRATADVATRTTVVLQTFYER, encoded by the coding sequence GTGCCGGAATCGCCTAAGTTCGACCCGTCGAAGGACTCGCTGGACGAGATCGACCGGATGCTGCTGCGCGAACTGATCGCCGACGGCCGTGCCACGCTGGCGGCCCTCGCCGAGAAGGCGGGGCTGTCGGTCTCGGCCGTGCAGTCGCGTGTGCGCCGGCTCGAAGCGCGGAACATCATTCGCGGATACAGTGCGCGGGTGGATCCCGAGGCGCTGGGCAAGATGCTGTCGGCGTTCGTGGCGATCACCCCTCTCGACCCGTCGCAACCCGACGACGCCCCTGCCCGCCTGCGGCACATCGAGGCAATCGAATCGTGTCACTCGGTGGCGGGCGACGAAAGCTACATCCTCATGGTCCGCGTGGAATCGCCGCGGGCCCTCGAACAACTGCTCCAGGAGATCCGGGCGACCGCCGACGTCGCCACCCGCACCACCGTCGTGCTGCAAACATTTTACGAGAGATAA